The DNA window AGTATAAGGTTTGCTTAAACTTGTCTGATAAAAGTGTATTAGAGTTCTTAGAAGGATATATCTAAATTTTGATGAtatcataaatataaaaaatttaaattttaaatttgtgaattattatattataagaaTATAACAAGTGAAATGTGGAATCTAGAAAAAATTATTTGAGacgattttatgtattttttgtcatcatttttaattaataaaattttatttttatatgccCATATTTTAAACTAACACAGGGCCTCCGGATTGACTGGGCCGGCCCTGTATtgaatacataatttttttataaaaagttattTATTTCAAACTCCTAAAGAGTGTCATGCCTTTAGAAAACTTGATACTATTTCCCATAAAATATTGGGCAGACCCTTCACAACTTGTTTAAGAGATTCAAAATTTCGTATCATTTATAAGAATCTATTACTAATGTTTAAATGGTTATTCATATATTAGTCATATATTTCAATAACTTAAACCATGACCCAAATATTTCATGGGTAGGAATTTTTACAAAACTGTTATATATTAGAATTTAGAAATACTTTGGATATTCAATGTGTATAAACAACTTTTTCATTGcatcatcaaaaaaaaaaattctttcatACTACTACTACTCCATATTAGTAATTAGTTATTATCATATATTTGAGCATGCTATAAAATAACTATTAAGCCAAAATGAGCACcttaaattgaataataaaatgaCCAAGCCCGGTTGATCACTATGATAATCAGCAAGCAGGTAATCACTGCAATTTCATCCTACCTCAAAGTCTCCAATGCAATGAAACATATAAAAATATTCCTAAGAAAATCTACTTATGTGCTACCTTAGTGCCAGTTAATTTCTCTTCTCCTCCAActtcttttaagaacttaatcAAGAACCTCATAAGCCCCCCTTGGATGATTTCTCTACTGAATCCATAGCCTCAGCTCCAACTCCTATAACAGGAAATGCATCCACACTAAAATCTTTCTCCATGCCTTTATCATCTTCATACTCGCTTCCGACCGAACTGCTCTCCTCTGGTGTTTGAAGAGAATCTGCCTCAGCTTCATCAAATTTCATATCAGCATTCAACATGTCCGTATCGGCTTCAGGAAGTCGCTGTTGAAGTGGCATCGCATCACTAATGACTTGATCCATCTTCAATTTCTCGCGGTAAGACTCCATTTCTGTTTTGTACCTCTCTTTGTCCTTCATGgcttgttcttgataaaccttcaATGTCAGTGCAACTTAACATGTTAACATAATAACAAAACAGTGCCTATTTATGTTGTGGAATAAATCATCATTTAAGTCCCTAATAACTAAATTGCAGAGAAAATAGCATTTTAATGGTTTATTCCATGATGTAAGATAAACAAATTCCTTACTGCTTTTTCAGATTCGTTTAACTTGTTCCAGAGTTCACCGATGGTCCTACTGATCTCTCGGTCCTTCCCTTGGTTAAGAGGTTTAAGCCTAGCATGTTGTTCTGCAAAGAAGAAGTTGTATCCACTTCTGTTTGGTTTTGGGTGAGCAGGATCTCTCTTTTTCATTTCTGATTTCTTCCTACGCCGGCGACGATGGACACCAGCGTTGTTGTTAATATCCGAAGCACTCTGGTTGGGTGCTGGCGGTGCTGGCAACACAGCAGCATTTTGTGGAGCTTGATAAAGTACACCCTTGAGTTTCTCCGAACCGATTGTGACAGTAACTAGATAGCCACTTTCGAATTTCCCATCAATGACCCCGACAACATGAGACCCTGCCGAAGATGATGCCATTGCTGAGAAAGCACAAGAGAACAAACTATACTGGTTATTAAGTCATCGATAACACCAGAGAAGTTATAGATGTTGCATTTCTGATGAGTTGTTATACAAAAAACATCCGAAAAATCCGGTCACAGATCAAATCGAATGGTTAATAGGGCTGAGAGAAAAAAGGAAAGACCTTCAGGCAGTCTAGCAGCATTAACATTTAACGGCTGAACGGCAGCTGGTTGAGCTTCAGATGAAGGATGCGAAAACGGTATCTTCGGAGCAGAAACTGGGGTGGATGATGGACTCTGCAAAACATCTGCCATAGAGAAATTAACAATTTACACATTAGAGTAGGCCCAAGTGTTAGTACAAACAGCATTGTGGTTCCAATAAACATTACCAGAAGCTGCATGGGTCCAGTTATGAGCTTTAAAATAATAGATTTGCTCATAATGGTAGAGTAATGAAGTATAGTACTTCCTCAGCACAAAAGAAGCATTTGTAGCCGTTGATGGAAAATTGAAAACTAAAGTTATATCTTTCCATTTTCTCTCTTTAATGATCTGCAAGAAATATTAACCAGATAAGACAACTATATCACTACATAGCGGAAAAACCAAAGTTACGAAGACATCATAAGATTCAAGTATCTTTCCAATCAAGGCAAGATCTTGTGATCAATTACAATTTACAAAAACATGCAAAACCGTAttaataacaagttcttaagataCGGTAATGAATATATAATATTGATTCTCAAAATAGACTTTTTTTTTATCAAGCTATGTGTTGACAATATCAGTGTCTACTTGTTCACTCGGTGACGGTGTCCATGTTTCATAGATTATAGGACATAAAAATCCATACCAACGAAAAATCGAAATAATAATCACATCTTACTTTCTCAATCCCTCCACGAGAAGTCACTTCAACAAAGAGGCGGTGTAAATCCAACTCCTTTCCCCCAATAATAGGAACCCTACAATAAAAATCCAAGTTTTCAGTAGTTATTAcaaatttatgcaattgaaaGGCATTAATAGTGTTTAGCATTTCCAAAAATGCAAAACTAGAAGTCAAGAAAACCATTTAGATCCAAAACATGAACCATTTGAAAGCATTGTAACATTAGAATGTCCTCCCTCTTTATAGAATCATTATCTCATCTTAAAcataatgtcaaaacaaaataatGCCAATGATTAAATAGAGCATCACCAATTGCATGATGCATCACTTCTCAAAAACATACACAAAAACCAAACACTATAGATACAAGAAATTTGACATGATATGCTTGTATTTTCCACATCTTATAAAAAAGTAAACCAAATCATCTAGTAGTTTATCAATCCAAGGAACTTACATGAACTTGGTGCCCATAGTAGCATGGAGCTTCTCCAAGCTATGCAAAAAGAGCTTAGGATTGTCTACAACCTCTTCATACGTTGCCATAGGAGGAGGATATTGACCACAGCTTGAACCCGTCTCTTTCATAGCTAATGGAGTCTTCATAACACAAGATGTTGATGCCATTCACAACACAATATATTCAGTCTTCAATATTTTTCTACACCACCATTAACAAAACAAGgtaaaacaaaccaaaaaaaaccataaaaacatGAAGATGAAAAACCATCTAGTTAGTATTtgtagattaaaataaaaaaagcaaaacaTAATAGCTAAGCTAAGCTACCTATCTATACATGCagacaaaaaaaaagaaacagacAAGTTTTTTAAGGATAAGAAGAGAGAAACTGTTTCATCTCCTCTCCTCTTGTTAATCTCATCTACCTTGAAGACaacaaaacagaaaaagaaagaaagaacaacCAATAAAATCAGCATGCATCAGAAAATCCAGAGCTGAAACAACAACCTTGAAACCTCTGATGAAATAACTATCAGTAAGAAGAAGGGTAGTAGTACTAGTATACTATACACTATACAGTATAGTATAGATATTAGATACAAACCCCAAGAAAAAAGGTACATAAAAAAGCTGTAACAACAACAAAGCCATGAATTCTTCCAGATTACCGAGGATGCAAtgcaacacaacacaacacaacacaacacagCAGCATGAACCCATCAAACCTTTGAAACAATAACAGTAAAAACAGCAAAAAGAAAGACCCTTTTACGCTATTGTAATAAAGACACATTCACACAGACCAAAGCACAAACACTTCAAAGTCACTTTCATTTAACCCAAAACCAAAACACTGTTCAGAACCTATACACTACTATATACCCTATAAATTATAATCTCTGACAAAACTTTACAAtatcttatatataaaaaatcaaagtcaaaacttTATTATATAATTTCTGACACTGTTTCAGGGTAAAAACCATTTGTGAGGTTACCAAAAATTtcaccttttttttcttcaaacaacAAATTCATATATTCATATTAAAATTAATGTGTGGTTACATAAAAAAGTACGTGACAACCAACAAAGCTTGATAATCCAGAGAAATCAAAAACGATGGATTTTGTATGTAtatacaaaaagaagaaaaaaacaagaaaataataaaataataataataatttaattgaattgaataaaatataataaatatatatgaaaaaagGTTCTTACTGAAAAGTGTAATATGAAAAAGATGAGAAGCGTCGTTTTCATGTAAATGTGATGaccattattaattataataatgaaGAATGAAGCTTTTAAGAGAGATGCAAATGAATGAATGTGAATTATGAATTATGAACCCTAGTTAATAATAATGAgtttatttatatgtatttggatttttggatttttttttgtgATGTTACAGTATTGCCCTTGTTAGCGtgttaatatatttgatttgttgagggtAATTTTGgctttatatattaattttttggttactttgaataaatattattgttgtTAATTAATGGATATGATGATTTGTGgaaatggaaattttgagaagggGTGTGAAAGGGACGTTTCGGTTTATTCTTTTGTGGAAAACCGTAACCCTCGcctaataatattttgttttgttttgttttattgaaTTTACTTTAAtggtttaaatttaatatttactgATAAAATTACAGCACTTGATTTAAATAGTATGCTTGAGTTTAATTTAATTGTCATGTGTTATCACTAAAATATGTTAAACATTTTGATGTATTGATAGTTGTGATAAAGTTATTGATTTACTATAAAATATAGAAAagttcttcacccacctcctaatccTCTTACCCATCTCTGGTAAATTTACCACACTACTCCTTGTTtaggaagttcattttcgaaaaggtacttttttttgtaaaaaaggtgtttttggaaatgtatctccgaaaacgtgttttttttaatataaaatattgatttcggagatgcatctccgaaataaagttactttttagaaaatgtggtgttttcggaagttcatctccgaacgcacccccccttagaggaattcggaaatgtacttccgaatttatgtctggacagaagaaaaatgaaaaacaacaacgattcgctttatttaatcgggtgaagattacaacgataatattactgaaaattaaagttacatattgttgaacacgggcaggtggggatgagtcaacattttgataacgtcgtccgccgatctttgaagtttcgcgtccaactcgatcgggcctttcgaagaaaatcggtcgaacgttgtccacaaaaccgctaaatcttcgtcgttcttgatctcaaaaggtgtgaacttaatgcctccctcgtcgttaagcgatggcgagcggtactcgagcttgacaacctttcgattctcgggatagcgcaaaagcgtgttgagcgacggtatcaactccgcaaacggcgtgtcgcgcgagaagcgaaattagaacggcatcgggtagccggtttcaaagtagacgaatgctaggtgggggtaggtttgtgtcatttgtgttttgtggtgtgaagaggatgaagaatagtgtgtagtatttatagacttattggagcattgatggcccaacaaaccttatcctgcctcaggggatatttcggaaatgaacttccgaaaatagggggtagacatgtatatttcggaagttcatttccgaattatgcagaaacagacataaactttacattttgttgattgcttagtgtgttctgtaaattgaacaaatggaattgacgttaaacataaattagacaaagatgacataaaacatacttatattatatatgtattgaatcggtccgattttacatgataaacaacaatacatacaaaaaatgatcgttacaaacaaaaacgatccggaacgaactaaaattcaccgaaccaatcggtggatcctaagtccaaaataggcacgttcttcgaccactctctattttgctcgcgctctttgctcatcatttcttcaaactccgccattctcgaaacgaacggatccggccaagtctccgcctcatttgaacgatgtgtcgtccattgacaagaagtagccggtataggacaacccgatttcaaaaacacttgaacgaagtgccgcgatcgtagatacctgatgcatatgatgcggcccgacgcgtccaacggcggtcgactatgaagtggaaagaaagtctcacttagtccaaacctcgtcaaatcgacgcacaccatatcatatgcacttgctataagatgacccatctcggggaatgacatccacttcgaaaccggagcgataccggtaagtgatggaacaagtgcatcatgaattttcgcaaacttttcttgattttcatatagtcggccgtagatgtcccgatacgaagtcaactccgcaatgagttcccgtcggactaaagtgtgattattttcccctttaccgagcaaacccgcaacgagggcccatattcaaaaccttgagattgtgccgttcattgtacacttgcttgatatttgaaacgctatccggattcttacgcttaaaatcggcaagtatgttgcgaggcaccactttgactatcgttaggtccgatatcacattcctctcttcgcgggacaaacgacacgccattggatgcccgtgtaacttgacatccaaggcatgattatgaattccacaaattacggttaacagccacaaatcatcaaccctccgagtagcacgcaacttaaacggacacccgcactttctcgatcccgtgtcctcgtgttttagcacccggtttgattgtacataactaccaccccgttcgcaattcaaaacaacgaaagctttccgcctactatttccgttgtccgaccttaaaataacaattccaaatccatgtttgttagcttccttccgaacccaatcaatcaattgttcgcgactaccgaagctccgatcacttgtaaaatgttgccgaacatcgaccgcattgatcatgggagtaacgtcaataaccggatcgttattaacgttgacaatttctgGAACTATGCCTctatcgtcttgcacaatgttgtccggatgcaccatacctaacaaatgaataaattagcaaaattggccaaaactgtttttttttaaactgccagggcatatttcggaagttcatttctgaaatttattaggtaatatatttcggaaatgaacttccaaaccatatcagttttcagcagAAATTTCTTCAATCAatatagtgaaataggggatgaaatgagtgatgtttacctgaaattgtagctttctatgctccctttaacatgatcaacggtttgaaacttgattttagggcgaaaaattgatgatgattatgacatttggtcgatttatgtgggtgatgagcatgttatggttgatgcatgcattcataatcattatgtggctggtccttgacgatggtggatcagtggtagctaattcccattgtgcggaattagtgagtgggtgttaccgtatccttgatgatggtggatcggtgagttgggttatcccagattttggtaccacatgcatgtagttgcattgcattaggctgtttgtgctattataacatgaatggaagattgtccaatgttataatatgtgttgattggttgtttgcttactgattgtatggtttgaatctgatcgtaactgtgattgggtgaatggcatgtgaaatgatattttattatctatatcttataacattagttaaatgtgaatgagactcacccttactgttgttatttttcagattgaggagtagctcttgtacttggtgaggattagctcgtcaagtagttcgttagagtcagttgggtctgtgtcatgctctggtcgtgtaacactgggggcgttgtttagagttatttgtggaactctttttatttcagtattttattatggtggtgttttaagtctatgactttggatgttgcattgttcagatgttaaatataattccgctgtgttgacatgacgatctgaatgatatttgggtttaacgttcctttttatggcatgacatgagtattattttaattatatggaagttgtaatgcctttttcatgttttactctgattattgtttaatatttatgcggggtattagaagggtcacacacgactttttctctaactttgtcaagaatggtggattcgacgtaatgacaaaaagtcttaatggaaccacacgaatacctaaagtgtaccaatttctcggtatacacctcttcggagtatgcatccaaaatttccctccatgccgccattatcctatcaaccacaacaccggctttgacaactttaccattttcatacagcctatcttttgtcccaaccgcgggtttcaacttgcttctcacgttgcaagttatgtgataccggcaaagtaaagcggtagatgtcgggaagacggtatcaaccgcattcatcaaagtattgtctcgatcggtgacaatggcgtttggcataacctcttgatcaactaacaaagacttgcaaattcccaaggcccatgtaaagttgtcttctttttcacactccaaaaaagcaaaccccaccaaataagtcttgtccgtcgaggtcacaccgacgatctctagaagaggaaacctatacttgtttgtcttgtacgtcgaatccatgactagaacggttggaaatgtgtttaacaatttgatactttcgggatgagtccaaaaaatatcacgcacggtaactttgtcctcggaggttcggaagcttgaaacataattgttatcgcctagtagtttcaaaagttgttgcatttccgaccgagggcccatattcaaaaccttgagattgtgccgttcattgtacacttgcttgatatttgaaacgctatccggattcttacgcttaaaatcggcaagtatgttgcgaggcaccactttgactatcgttaggtccgatatcacattcctctcttcgcgggacaaacgacacgccattggatgcccgtgtaacttgacatccaaggcatgattatgaattccacaaattacggttaacagccacaaatcatcaaccctccgagtagcacgcaacttaaacagacacccgcactttctcgatcccgtgtcctcgtgttttagcacccggtttgattgtacataactaccaccccgttcgcaattcaaaacaacgaaagctttccgcctactatttccgttgtccgaccttaaaataacaattccaaatccatgtttgttagcttccttcctgtcataccctaatttttgacccccctgagatgacatatcttcaggattttcatcaagtcaaagtaagtacccagagcagtctgacattcaatcaagggtgttcaaaaaccagaaagctcaggcaaaggatcaatcaatagaaggattagtctctaagactcaagagcttcattatttcacctatgattgattagacacccagtcatctaagtacagagttactcaggtcaccagactaggattttttttgagcctatcaaggactaaactcagggatcacctttgggaaaccctaaaaatccctaggggaccattcaaagacatcaatcatcttcaaataactcatatgacaagatccactggacattacacctcaattcaaagtctacagtcatcattgtcctctggtcgacaattagggtttttgacctaattccccaagatagttgactttttaatcagggcatggatccaaaactcaatacatgattcaagagtctctactacctcaatataatccaattacatcattcatctgaggaaaagatcttgattctacacaaaagtccaaaatctcaccatatctggaaaaagtcaactgtatgggatcaccattgacttttgagatttttggtcaaaccatggctttcaaggatcaatatcatcaatatatggatattaaagtcatttgaacaaagaaattcaaagaaattcatcaaggagcgaaaagtcgggaattagggttttttgaggcatggtgagaactcaaaatttcacctacacaactcaaaaaacttccaacatgaaagttgtagatcttgcaaaataaaacaacatcttacaaaggaacttttttcaaaagatcaatcatttaagagttttggaaattttggagttttaggtcataaacacttagaaatttttctaagtgttttaacctagttttcttccaactttggcctcatttttcacaaatttgccaaaggattttgaagaaactccaaactaatgatttgaattagatgtttagggctttccaaattgtgttcaaccttctccaaattcattttgagctaagagttatgcttgttcaaagttggcctcatgaagtgaaattataggtcatgcatcattttggaactttgaaattttgtgcacatgacctcaaatatggatgctacacgacccataacacatctgaaaacatgccatgcattcattttcaccatgccatgataattgaagaagattctaaaaacaagaacatgtgattatgtaatgattacatttaggaatttatggcaaattgatgaatcacccaaggaatcttctcaccaaccaattagagctcatttctgtctcagaattgtcccctaagatcaagcaaaatcgagggctaggggattgatcaaatggaatcaaatttctcatcattgcataagagatatttgcaaacttccttcatgcttaagaaaccaaatttctttcattaagcaaactcaccacagccaatttatctgcattcatttgcctataaataggagggcatacttcagtagaaaaacacaccaaagcaaccatattccttgctttctctttctcttctcatgcttattgtttttcaaagttctttggcaagaagaatcgttttcttcaaaccagagcttatctttggaaagtaagcattctaacatctcaagggaggtcatttgaggtgatccaagcacctggatcacttctgtaggtggaggaacaccattgttgctctcactttggagcagttgcagttggaggtccatagtgcaattcagaaggtttccaatcaagccaagcatccaggcacattccataggaggtagtgaaactgttcagatggctgcagctcatctgtaactcaagaatcatcactctccatgttcacttgaagctcaaatcgagggaggtccatagaacaattcaggaggattgaggttacaacaagcattcagttagcatcactgagtcacaaggaagcttttgggatcattcatacaagcccagttgctctctatcatcctcacgacctccattttcagaggtaagtttctgaactccacctctttaatttaagcattctttaagaaatagctcgattctatcttgttcagcatcatcagaggattgaaaaccctctatcatcactcatttatctttcagtatagtcatttaatttgatttttaaattttagggttcttcacgatttctggtaaattagttagatgtagttaatataaatatatattagttacatatttagaatcgtgagtgaatttagaacaagtttcatgtttacacctgggccattggttgagatttgagagaatcagaatttcaaaaatgttggagcttgaggttgaagacgaagatggagggtggcgccatttttttaaatctctgaacaaagtttattttattttgaatggtatgcgttttacaaacgaattcatcgtttgccctagtggcctcccatacgcccttagtctcctcatgcc is part of the Vicia villosa cultivar HV-30 ecotype Madison, WI linkage group LG2, Vvil1.0, whole genome shotgun sequence genome and encodes:
- the LOC131645801 gene encoding high mobility group B protein 15-like — its product is MASTSCVMKTPLAMKETGSSCGQYPPPMATYEEVVDNPKLFLHSLEKLHATMGTKFMVPIIGGKELDLHRLFVEVTSRGGIEKIIKERKWKDITLVFNFPSTATNASFVLRKYYTSLLYHYEQIYYFKAHNWTHAASDVLQSPSSTPVSAPKIPFSHPSSEAQPAAVQPLNVNAARLPEAMASSSAGSHVVGVIDGKFESGYLVTVTIGSEKLKGVLYQAPQNAAVLPAPPAPNQSASDINNNAGVHRRRRRKKSEMKKRDPAHPKPNRSGYNFFFAEQHARLKPLNQGKDREISRTIGELWNKLNESEKAVYQEQAMKDKERYKTEMESYREKLKMDQVISDAMPLQQRLPEADTDMLNADMKFDEAEADSLQTPEESSSVGSEYEDDKGMEKDFSVDAFPVIGVGAEAMDSVEKSSKGGL